In the Mesorhizobium sp. WSM2240 genome, CCTCATCCGAGGTCTGCTCGAAATCGACATAGTGCAGGCCGACCGCATGAAAAGGCTCCGGCATGCTGAGGCAGATGATCTCGTCGGCCTGTTCCCGAAGAGCCTCGATGGTGCTTCGAGGCCCGACTGGAACCGCGAGAACGACGCGATCTGCACTGCTGCGCCGCAGCGCCTTCAACGCGACCTTCACCGTGCTGCCAGTAGCGATACCGTCGTCGACGACAATTGCGGTCCGCCCGTCCGTCGGCACGGCTGCCCTGGCTCCGAGATAGCGCTCGCGCCGCCGCTCGATTTCGACGAGCTGGCGTTTCTTTTCGGCCTCGAGATAGTTCGACGAAGGGCCGAGTATCAGGGCGGCCTCCTCGTTCACGACCAATTGCGGTTCCTTGCCATCGACCACCGCGCCTATTGCGAATTCCGGATGCCCCGGAGCGCCGATCTTACGAACGAGGAGAACATCCAGAGGCGCGTGGAGCGCCCTTGCCACCTCGAATCCCACTGGAACGCCGCCGCGCGGCAGCGCCAGCACGACCGGATCGCGCCAATCGGTTTTCGCCAGCTCTTGACCGAGTTGGCGGCCTGCCTCCCGGCGATCAAGAAAAGCTTGCCGTTTTTCAAACACCGTTCAGGTCCTTTCAGCGGAAGGATTCAAGTGGTCCACGAACCACTGCGTGGCATGGCGAACCACCTCGTCGAGCGTGCCCGGCTCCTCGAACAGATGTCCTGCTCCCTCGACGATCACAAGCTGCTTCTCCGCACCCAGGGCGTCGTAAGCTCGTTCGTTCATGCCGATTACAGGGCCATCGCGGCTGCCGACGAGGAGCAGCGTCGGTGCGCGCACTGCTGGCAGCACTTCCAGTGCAAGGTCGGGCCGGCCGCCGCGTGAAACGACGGCGGCAATGTCTGGTTCGGCGGCCGCTGCCCGCAATGCCGCGGCCGCGCCAGTACTCGCGCCGAAATATCCAGCCTTCAGCCCGGACAACTCCGGTCTCCGCCGGACCCACTGCGTAGCCAAGACAAGACGCCTGGCGAGCAATTCGACGTCGAAAACGTTTCGCCGGTCGCGTTCCTCTTCGGGATTGAGTAGATCCAGCAGGAACGTGGCGAGACCGGCACTTCTCAGTTCGCTCGCAACATAATTGTTGCGAGGGCTAAGCCGGCCGCTGCCGCTTCCATGCGCGAAGATGACAATGCCCAGCGCACCCTGAGGAATCCCGAGCAGGCCGTCGAGGCTCTCGGGCTCGATCCGAACTTCTCTTATATCGCTGGATAGCACCTCTGACATGGCTGCTCTCCGAACAGGTTCGGCGTTGCGCGGGTCAGTGCTGGCAACGGCGTCACCGGATGCCATGTCGATAACCGAAAAAGGCGCTGATCGTTCCGTAACGAAAGATTTGATGTGCGACTGAATCGCCAGCCCATCTCCGGCGCCTGTACGATCCTCAAACCGGCCTCGCCCTCCTTCGACCGCAGAAATATATCGATCGAGATGGAGCGGTCGGCCCAGACATTTGCGACCATAGCTTCGCCTTGCTTCATCTGCGCAGCAGCCGGTCGCCATCGGAACCACGATGCTCCTGTTCCGTTTGCTTGAGAGTCCAGCCGGATTGGGCTGCCAGCGATGGAGGCTTGTGATGGCAATGAACCTGAAGGACGGAAGCACGGCGAAAAGCCCAAGGGAACGTACGGCGGAAACCGTGGCGGCGACCAGACGACCAAGCCCGGAGGCTGACATGACAAAAAATGGTGATAGGGATGCCGAACTCTTGCGGACAACCGGGACGAACACGGTGCATGAGCGACGGAAGGCCAACCTGGACACCGAGGACATGACCGATCCGAAGGAGGTCTGGAAGGAGGGCGAAACCACACCTTCCGCCGATCGGGGCGGCCGCGCGGCAACTGCAGGAAGCGGCAGGGTGGCCGATGCCGGCGATCTGGATAAGGCCCAGCCTTCTCCCTATTCCACGGAAACACAGGCCGACGCGGTCGCCAGGCAGACGGACCGCAAGGACGAACCGCCGAGCATTGAGAAGCCGAAGCAGTAGCGGCGGACCCTAACTGTCTTCAGCATGGTCGCAAAAACTGCACCCAAACGGAAACACGCCACGGAACCTGCGGACATCGTTCAATGTTTCAAGGTACGAACCCCGGCTCCTTCCCGGAAGGTACTGACGCATGGCCGCTCGCCAAGGCCCGGGCTCGATCCCGGAAACGAATGCCTCCATCGAGGCGAAGGCCGCGCCGACGCATGAAAACCCGGAGGCGGAAACATTCTATGCCGCAGCCATCAGCGAACTTGCCGCCAGCGGCCTTCCTTTCCTGATTGCCGGCGCCTACGCCGTGAGCGCCTATACCGGCATCTCCCGCGAGACGAAGGATCTCGACATCTTCTGCAAAGCCGGGGACTGCACGCGCATTCTCGCCCTCTTCAAGGACAGGGGATACGCGGTCGAAGTCGAGGACGACCGCTGGCTCGGCAAAGTCTTCCAGGGCCGGAATTTTTTCGACGTCATCTTCTCCTCGTCCAATGGTGCCGTGCCGGTCGGCGATTCCTGGTTCGAGCACGCGCGCGCGATCGAACTCTTCGGCATTCCTGTCAGTATTATCGGGCCAACGGAACTCATCTGGTCCAAATCCTTCATCCAGGTGAGGGATCGCTATGACGGCGCCGACGTCGCCCATCTGCTTCTGAAGGCGCACGATCAGATCGATTGGCAGCGTCTGCTCGACTACATGGAAGTGCACTGGGAGGTGCTGCTCGTCCATCTGCTGAATTTCCGCTGGATCTATCCCAGCGAGCGCGCCCATATCCCTGAATGGCTGTTGGATGAGTTGCTGGACCGGCTGGCCAAGCAGCGTGAACTGCCCGCTTCCCATATGAAGGTCTGCCGCGGCCGGATGTACTCGCTGATCGATTACGAGACCGACGTCAGGGACTGGGGCTTCGCCGATTTGGGTTGTGATGGCGAGCGGCGCAACGACTGATCGTGTCGGGAGTTGTTCTTCGTATGGCCGACCAGAACACGCTCAAAATCGCCGCTATGGGCGACCTCCACGTGAAAGAGGAACAGAACACGTCCTTTCGCGACCTCTTCGGAGAGATATCGCACGCGGCCGACGTGTTGGTGATCACGGGCGACCTGACCGATCTCGGCAAGCCGCGCGAGGCCGAAATCCTGGCAGAGGACTTGCGCGCCTGCTCGGTGCCCGTCGTCGCCGTTCTCGGCAACCACGATTACGAAAGCGCCGCCGTGGAGGAGGTCAGCCAAATCCTGCGGCACGCAGGCGTCCACCTGCTCGACGGACAAGCCACCGAAATCGACGGAGTGGGCTTCGTCGGGGTCAAGGGATTCATCGGCGGATTCGGTCGGCGCATGCTCGGTTCCTTCGGTGAGCCCGCGATCAAGACGATGGTGGCGGAAAGCGTCAACGAGGCGATACGTCTCGAGAATGCGATGCGACAGGTCCGTGCCGAACGTGTCGTCGTGGTGCTGCATTACTCGCCGATCCTGGAAACCGTCGCCGGAGAACCGCCCGAAATCTTTCCGTTTCTTGGTTCGTCCCGACTTGCCGAAACCATCGACCGCTTCCAGGTGAGCGCTGTGGTGCATGGTCATGCGCATCGCGGCGCCTATGAGGGGCGCACGCCGGGTGGCGCTCGAGTGTACAATGTGGCCGCGCATGTGGAGAAGCCTACCGGCCGCCCTTATGCGCTCCTCGAAATCTGAACTGTGAGCAGGCAGCCGACCGGGAACGGAGGCGCGCCGGCCGAACTCGCGGGCGCTTGACACCGTTCGCAAAAATCGCCCGGCACTCGGCGGCCTGTTAGCCAATTCAGACAATCGCCCGGTCCCAACCGCCATAATGCTCCTCGCTGCGGGTGCCCCGCGGCATACTGAGCCCGATGAGAGCGAGCCCTATCACGACGAGGGCGACTGTTCCGGCGGTCGAGGCACCGCCGAGCAGGAAAGGCGAGACCAGAATCCAGGCGCCAAGCGCCACGTTGAGGAACCGTACCGGCCGGACGACCTCGCCCAGCGCGGTGACGGCGACAAGGATGACGAGGCAGCCAGCCACATGATCGCTGAAATAGAGCGGCGGCTGGGTGCCGAACATTAATGGAGTGGCCATCAAAAACGCTCCGAGGGTGATGCTGGCCACCAGAGTCCACGGGAAGGTCACGCCGCCTGTGATGAAATCGCGCAACACGCTTCCCACCGGACGGTCGAGGTCGGGTTCGGGCGTCTGATCCTCCGACAAGGCCGGCCCGCCCATCCAGAAGGTTCGCCAGACCGGCTCGCCGGCCTTGTTGGCGCGCCAGAGATACTGCAAAGTCGCCAGTACCTCGTCGATCGAATACGGGATGAGGATGGCGGTGACGGCCGCCTGGATGATGCAGAGCGTGCATAGCGCGCCAATCAGCGGCGGCTGGATGATGATGAAGCTGACGCTGACGACGCCGAGCGGGATGATCAGCAGGCCGAACAAGAAAACCATCCATGGCATGGTGCGCCAGCGGCGGCGGTCGCCAATGGCTCCGGCAAGGATGTCGAGCGCGTAGGCAAAGGCTCCGAGCCCGGCATCCGCGATCGGAAACCCTTTCGAGACCCAGGACGTCACGACCGCCTCGCTGCCGTTCGAGACGGGCGCGCCGCCCGGCCCGAAGAACGGGTCCCACAAACCGTCGATATGCCCCATTTGGAAAGCGGCAAGATAGCGCGAGACAAATAGCCCGATGAAAGCGAGCGCGATAATCGGGATGCGCTGAGTGAAGGATGACGGTGAGTAGCTCCAGCCGAGCGGCCGGTCGTCGTCGTCGGCCAGGGCGCGCCAGCTGATGCCGGGAGTCGGCGGGATCATCACAGCGAAGGCAACTATCAACATGCCGGCCAGGGTGTCGATTCCATAGGCGGCGGCGCTCGTCGTCCAGAACACGAGCGGCGCGAACATCACCCAGATGCCGACAGCCGCTGCA is a window encoding:
- a CDS encoding phosphoribosyltransferase, with protein sequence MFEKRQAFLDRREAGRQLGQELAKTDWRDPVVLALPRGGVPVGFEVARALHAPLDVLLVRKIGAPGHPEFAIGAVVDGKEPQLVVNEEAALILGPSSNYLEAEKKRQLVEIERRRERYLGARAAVPTDGRTAIVVDDGIATGSTVKVALKALRRSSADRVVLAVPVGPRSTIEALREQADEIICLSMPEPFHAVGLHYVDFEQTSDEEVIQLLKAAATMPAER
- a CDS encoding dienelactone hydrolase family protein, whose translation is MATGCCADEARRSYGRKCLGRPLHLDRYISAVEGGRGRFEDRTGAGDGLAIQSHIKSFVTERSAPFSVIDMASGDAVASTDPRNAEPVRRAAMSEVLSSDIREVRIEPESLDGLLGIPQGALGIVIFAHGSGSGRLSPRNNYVASELRSAGLATFLLDLLNPEEERDRRNVFDVELLARRLVLATQWVRRRPELSGLKAGYFGASTGAAAALRAAAAEPDIAAVVSRGGRPDLALEVLPAVRAPTLLLVGSRDGPVIGMNERAYDALGAEKQLVIVEGAGHLFEEPGTLDEVVRHATQWFVDHLNPSAERT
- a CDS encoding metallophosphoesterase gives rise to the protein MADQNTLKIAAMGDLHVKEEQNTSFRDLFGEISHAADVLVITGDLTDLGKPREAEILAEDLRACSVPVVAVLGNHDYESAAVEEVSQILRHAGVHLLDGQATEIDGVGFVGVKGFIGGFGRRMLGSFGEPAIKTMVAESVNEAIRLENAMRQVRAERVVVVLHYSPILETVAGEPPEIFPFLGSSRLAETIDRFQVSAVVHGHAHRGAYEGRTPGGARVYNVAAHVEKPTGRPYALLEI